TTGGCGTGAAAGTTTTTTTAACGTTTTTAATACCCGGCCTTGATTGTAAAAATCCAAATTGGATTCCGGCTCATCAAGAATCAAAATACGGGGCTTACAAACAAGAGCCTTTGCAATGTAGGCAAGTTGTAATTCTCCTCCGCTTATTTCATTACAAAAACGATTTTTTAAGAAGGCTATATCGAGTTCTTCCATAACGGCAAGGGATGCCTCATAATCTTTTTTTGACGGAGAAGCAAAGTACCCGTTTACGGAACTTCTTCCGAACGAAACAAAATCAAGGACCGTGTACGAAAAAGAAGGCACCTTTGCCTGAGGAACATAGCCTAAAAAGTTTGTCCGTTTTTCTACAGGCTTTCCCATGATTAAAGAACTCCCTGATGACCATGTAAGAATTCCCGCAAGACATTTTATAAAGGTGGTTTTTCCGATGCCGTTGCGTCCCATAACGGCAAGGATTTCACCCTCCTTTAAATAAAAAGAAACCGATTTAAAGACCGATTTTTTATTCTTGTAACTAAAAGATACATTTTTAACATCTATCATTCTTCATTCATTCCTTGTTTTTTAAAAATCCACAATAGAGCAAAAAGGGGAGCACCCAATAGGGCTGTGATAATTCCTATGGGTACTTCCGCAGCACTTACCGAACGGGCAAGATCATCGCAGATAAGCATAAAAAAAGCCCCGGACAATCCTGAAAGCGGAATGACATAACCATGATTAGCACCTATTATTTTCCGTGTAAAATGAGGAATAACTAAACCTACCCAGCCTATAATACCGCTTACCGTTACTGAAGATGAAATTAAAATTGTTGAAGCGATGATGATTGTTTTACGCAAGCGGAAAGGATTTATTCCGCTTGTTTTTGCCTCATCATCACCTAATGAAGCAATGTTTAATTTCCAGCGTAATAAAAATAAAACGAATGTACCCAGCACAAACGGAATAAAAATAAATTGAATATTCCGATAGGAACTTGAAGTAAAGCTGCCCATAAGCCAAAAGGTTATTGCAGGAAGGGTATCGTTCGGGTC
The DNA window shown above is from Treponema denticola and carries:
- a CDS encoding ABC transporter ATP-binding protein, with amino-acid sequence MIDVKNVSFSYKNKKSVFKSVSFYLKEGEILAVMGRNGIGKTTFIKCLAGILTWSSGSSLIMGKPVEKRTNFLGYVPQAKVPSFSYTVLDFVSFGRSSVNGYFASPSKKDYEASLAVMEELDIAFLKNRFCNEISGGELQLAYIAKALVCKPRILILDEPESNLDFYNQGRVLKTLKKLSRQNKTTIIINSHHIQNMLIIADKGLLLSEGHFLFGSIDLLITNENIKTFFNSDVFVLPVLHEGQSFKTFVVKL